A region of Paenibacillus thiaminolyticus DNA encodes the following proteins:
- a CDS encoding sensor histidine kinase, which yields MKKRIRAWSLAKKVYWITAVGFLAFTALFMVLQLLFFEDYSLKVRAAKLEKDFHGMYEEIREMKSDSDWLERIAKFDREHYSWTIIERKEGRLAKLLSNWPDEGTPPYLNCITPSMNKLKDMQGRDGTAVVFLDGEGDGKCWAALAPISEEGERQEYIYTFSSPQPVSDAASLLGGFYRYFFLAAVIPLLGFAFLFTRMISRPLVKLNEMAKRLARLDFSVRTEMKRDDEIGELAATFDYLATELNGTMGELQAANEQLHRDIEKEKRLELLRKRFVANVSHELKTPVSLIQGYAEMLRDNVGQGAKRDKYASVIVNEAERMSRLVKDLLDLSQLESGHFDLRWSNVPLYSTLAYVMQSVESLAPGRHLRLDWLPEDEVMVRSDPQRLEQIVTNMLTNAIHHTPEGGRIDIRVQCGDDPGFVRIDVQNEGQPIAEEHLPHLWDAFYRADTSGSSSQGGGNGIGLSIVKHLLDRHQSRYSIANIEGGVMLTFTLPVASTS from the coding sequence ATGAAAAAACGAATACGGGCTTGGAGCTTGGCGAAAAAAGTATACTGGATTACGGCCGTCGGCTTCCTGGCGTTCACTGCGCTGTTCATGGTTTTGCAATTGCTCTTTTTCGAGGACTATTCGCTGAAGGTGCGGGCGGCCAAGTTGGAGAAGGACTTTCACGGCATGTACGAGGAAATTCGAGAAATGAAGTCCGATAGCGATTGGCTAGAACGGATCGCCAAGTTCGATCGGGAGCATTATTCCTGGACTATCATCGAAAGGAAGGAGGGCAGGCTAGCGAAGCTTCTGAGCAATTGGCCCGACGAAGGGACTCCGCCGTATCTAAATTGCATTACTCCAAGCATGAACAAATTGAAGGATATGCAGGGGCGGGACGGAACTGCTGTTGTGTTCTTAGACGGGGAAGGTGACGGGAAGTGCTGGGCTGCCTTGGCGCCAATCTCGGAGGAAGGAGAAAGACAGGAGTATATATATACGTTTTCATCGCCGCAGCCCGTGTCCGATGCCGCTTCCTTGCTGGGCGGGTTCTACCGCTATTTTTTCCTTGCGGCGGTTATTCCGCTGCTCGGCTTTGCTTTTCTGTTCACGCGCATGATCTCCCGGCCGCTCGTCAAGCTGAACGAGATGGCGAAGCGGCTGGCGCGGCTCGATTTCTCCGTGCGCACCGAGATGAAGCGCGACGATGAGATCGGGGAGCTGGCCGCCACCTTTGACTATTTGGCCACCGAGTTGAACGGCACGATGGGCGAATTGCAGGCTGCGAACGAACAGCTGCATCGCGATATCGAGAAGGAGAAGCGGCTGGAGCTGCTGCGGAAGCGGTTCGTCGCCAACGTGTCTCACGAGCTGAAGACGCCAGTCAGTCTGATTCAAGGGTACGCGGAAATGCTCCGCGACAATGTGGGCCAAGGAGCGAAGCGGGACAAGTACGCCTCGGTCATCGTGAATGAAGCGGAGCGGATGTCCCGCCTTGTGAAGGATCTGCTGGACCTGTCCCAACTGGAAAGCGGGCACTTCGATCTCCGGTGGAGCAACGTTCCGCTTTACTCCACGCTGGCGTACGTGATGCAATCGGTGGAATCGCTTGCTCCGGGCCGGCACTTGCGATTGGACTGGCTGCCGGAGGATGAGGTTATGGTGCGGTCCGATCCGCAGCGGCTGGAGCAAATCGTCACAAATATGTTGACGAACGCGATTCACCATACCCCGGAGGGAGGGCGGATCGACATTCGGGTGCAATGCGGCGATGACCCCGGATTCGTCCGGATTGACGTCCAGAATGAAGGCCAGCCGATCGCCGAAGAGCATCTTCCTCATTTGTGGGATGCGTTCTATCGTGCGGATACATCAGGCAGCAGCAGCCAGGGAGGGGGCAATGGCATCGGCTTATCAATTGTCAAGCATCTGCTCGATCGGCATCAGAGCCGGTATTCCATTGCCAATATCGAGGGCGGCGTTATGCTGACCTTTACGTTGCCTGTCGCATCAACCTCTTAA
- a CDS encoding c-type cytochrome has translation MRTRKLSARAAACGALLLGISTLLAACGGSSSASTLEGPEEAVAVYKQRCMQCHGDALQGMMGPESNLQKVGERLSKEDIVNMINNGGTRMPAQRHIDPEDIDKVAEWLAGKK, from the coding sequence ATGCGTACACGCAAATTATCGGCGCGCGCCGCGGCATGCGGAGCGCTGCTGCTCGGAATCAGCACGCTGCTTGCCGCTTGCGGCGGATCGTCGTCCGCCTCAACGCTGGAAGGGCCGGAGGAAGCCGTCGCTGTCTACAAGCAGCGCTGCATGCAATGTCACGGCGATGCACTGCAAGGCATGATGGGGCCGGAATCGAACCTGCAAAAGGTCGGGGAACGGCTGTCGAAGGAAGACATCGTGAATATGATCAATAACGGGGGCACCCGCATGCCTGCGCAGCGCCACATCGATCCGGAGGACATTGACAAGGTCGCCGAGTGGCTGGCCGGAAAAAAGTAG
- a CDS encoding Lrp/AsnC family transcriptional regulator — translation MFSFDDIPPSSLDEIDKMILSALHSNSRISYTDLAKKVNLSRVAVQARVQAMIEDGLLEKFTIVINPEKLGIRVSAFFNVEVEPQYLMKVAEQLANESCVTSLYHMTGPSKLHMHGLFASNREMEQFLQEKLYPLPGIMSVETQILIKRYKSRMGMKL, via the coding sequence ATGTTCTCCTTCGACGATATCCCCCCTTCATCGCTCGATGAGATTGATAAGATGATCTTGTCGGCGCTGCACAGCAACAGCCGGATCTCGTATACCGATCTGGCCAAGAAGGTCAACCTGTCCCGTGTGGCCGTACAGGCCCGGGTACAGGCGATGATAGAAGACGGTTTATTGGAGAAATTCACGATCGTCATCAATCCGGAAAAATTGGGCATCCGGGTGTCGGCTTTTTTCAATGTCGAGGTGGAGCCCCAATACTTGATGAAGGTCGCAGAGCAATTAGCGAATGAGTCCTGCGTGACGAGCCTGTATCATATGACGGGCCCGAGCAAGCTGCATATGCATGGGCTGTTCGCTTCGAACCGGGAGATGGAGCAATTTCTGCAAGAGAAGCTGTACCCCCTTCCCGGCATTATGAGCGTGGAGACGCAAATTTTGATCAAGCGGTATAAGAGCCGGATGGGCATGAAGCTGTAG
- a CDS encoding DUF1634 domain-containing protein produces the protein MNEPKDKEKEMLDVEAAVSSFLRIGVLTSAAVIVTGLILFLITGVSGYPEGEYPTTVTTMIQGIAAGKAYAIMMGGLLLLIMTPVVRVFISIFVFAKEKDYMYVAITSLVFVILMISLAIGRAG, from the coding sequence ATGAACGAACCGAAGGATAAAGAGAAGGAAATGCTTGATGTGGAGGCCGCAGTCAGTTCATTTTTGCGAATCGGCGTCCTGACGAGCGCGGCCGTTATCGTGACCGGACTCATTCTGTTCCTAATTACGGGAGTGAGCGGCTACCCGGAGGGTGAATATCCGACCACCGTCACGACGATGATACAAGGCATCGCCGCCGGCAAAGCCTACGCGATTATGATGGGCGGCTTGCTGCTTCTCATCATGACCCCGGTCGTGCGGGTTTTTATTTCGATCTTCGTCTTTGCCAAAGAGAAAGACTATATGTACGTCGCTATCACATCGCTCGTCTTCGTCATTCTGATGATAAGTCTGGCGATAGGCAGAGCAGGCTAA
- a CDS encoding sulfite exporter TauE/SafE family protein, translated as MLLISVFAGIVGSVLGLGGGIIVTPALTLLFGVDINHAIGASIISVIATSSGSAIAYIKDRITNLRVGMFLEIATTVGAITGAFLGAIIAPDWLYVIFGLLLLYSALAMLKKGKSDLPAEVEPHPLATKLNLHSHYYDKAIQQEVHYQVANPYGGFGVMYGAGVISGLLGIGSGSFKVMAMDLFMKLPLKVSSATSNLMMGVTAAASAGVYLFRGDIDPVISAPVALGVLIGATLGTRIMQRLKNKTIRKLFVPILAYVAIQMIIQGLGGKG; from the coding sequence ATGCTGCTGATTTCCGTCTTCGCCGGAATCGTCGGCTCCGTGCTTGGGCTGGGCGGTGGCATTATTGTCACTCCCGCATTGACGCTGCTGTTCGGCGTCGACATTAATCATGCCATCGGAGCCAGCATTATCTCCGTCATCGCGACGTCCAGCGGCTCTGCTATCGCTTATATCAAAGACCGGATTACGAATCTCCGCGTCGGCATGTTCCTTGAAATTGCGACGACGGTAGGCGCCATTACCGGTGCTTTTTTGGGGGCGATTATCGCGCCTGACTGGCTCTATGTCATCTTCGGCTTGCTGCTGCTGTACTCTGCCTTGGCCATGCTGAAGAAGGGCAAGTCCGACCTGCCTGCCGAAGTCGAACCCCATCCGTTGGCGACGAAGCTGAATCTGCACAGCCATTATTATGACAAGGCGATTCAGCAGGAAGTGCATTATCAGGTCGCCAACCCTTACGGCGGCTTCGGCGTCATGTACGGCGCAGGCGTCATCTCGGGCCTGCTCGGCATCGGCAGCGGAAGCTTCAAGGTTATGGCCATGGATCTGTTCATGAAGCTGCCGCTCAAAGTATCCAGCGCAACCAGCAATCTGATGATGGGGGTAACGGCGGCGGCCAGTGCCGGCGTCTACCTGTTCCGGGGCGACATCGATCCCGTCATCTCCGCTCCGGTCGCCCTCGGCGTCTTGATTGGAGCCACCCTGGGCACACGCATTATGCAGCGCTTGAAAAATAAGACGATTCGCAAGCTTTTCGTACCGATACTGGCCTATGTCGCCATCCAAATGATTATACAAGGGTTAGGTGGTAAAGGATGA
- the mutY gene encoding A/G-specific adenine glycosylase: MNEQKRYFSRELLSWYRANRRDLPWRRHSNPYYTWVSEIMLQQTRVETVKPYFERFIALFPTVEALAEAAEEEVLKAWEGLGYYSRARNLQAAAREVKEQYGGSIPDDKAKVSALKGIGPYTTGAIMSIAFNRPEPAVDGNVMRVLSRYFRLHDDIAKAGTRAHMEHLAQELIPEGCASEFNQALMELGALVCTPKSPACLPCPVMEHCAGRIAGEELMLPVKTKAKPPKPELRYAAIVEGAGEHAGKVLVRQRPDTGLLARMWELPHLLAPKTGGLLDLREEEAMGALRHGLQPEGVRLRPLGHWTDAEHTFSHIHWQMRVYRCVIEEAPDAITGGKYAWIGPEEMERLAFPNLFLRLLHAYFAERGQNG, from the coding sequence ATGAACGAGCAAAAACGTTATTTCAGCCGGGAGCTGCTGAGTTGGTACCGTGCGAACCGGCGGGATCTGCCTTGGCGGCGCCATTCGAATCCGTATTATACATGGGTATCGGAAATTATGCTCCAGCAGACTCGCGTCGAGACCGTCAAGCCTTACTTCGAGCGATTCATCGCTCTTTTCCCGACGGTCGAGGCGCTGGCCGAAGCAGCGGAAGAAGAGGTGCTGAAGGCATGGGAAGGGCTCGGCTACTATTCCCGAGCCCGCAATCTTCAAGCTGCCGCGCGTGAAGTCAAGGAGCAATACGGCGGCAGCATCCCGGACGACAAGGCCAAGGTTTCAGCCTTGAAGGGTATCGGGCCGTATACCACGGGTGCAATTATGAGCATCGCGTTCAACCGGCCCGAGCCGGCCGTCGATGGCAATGTCATGCGGGTGCTGTCGCGTTACTTCCGCCTGCATGACGACATCGCCAAGGCCGGCACCCGCGCGCATATGGAGCATCTGGCGCAGGAATTGATTCCGGAGGGCTGTGCCTCGGAATTCAACCAGGCGCTGATGGAGCTGGGCGCGCTCGTCTGCACGCCCAAATCCCCGGCGTGCCTGCCATGCCCGGTCATGGAGCATTGTGCCGGGCGGATTGCCGGCGAGGAGTTGATGCTGCCGGTGAAGACGAAGGCGAAGCCGCCGAAGCCGGAGCTTCGCTATGCAGCCATCGTGGAAGGCGCAGGGGAGCATGCGGGCAAGGTGCTGGTGCGCCAGCGCCCGGACACCGGACTGTTGGCCCGCATGTGGGAGCTGCCCCATTTACTGGCCCCGAAGACGGGAGGACTGCTCGATTTGCGCGAGGAAGAAGCGATGGGGGCGCTGCGGCACGGACTGCAGCCGGAGGGCGTACGGCTGCGGCCGCTCGGGCATTGGACCGACGCCGAGCATACGTTCAGCCATATCCACTGGCAGATGCGCGTGTACCGCTGCGTAATCGAGGAGGCGCCAGACGCGATTACCGGCGGCAAATATGCTTGGATCGGGCCGGAAGAGATGGAGCGGCTGGCGTTCCCGAACTTATTTTTACGACTATTGCATGCATATTTCGCCGAGCGAGGACAGAACGGATAG
- the def gene encoding peptide deformylase, whose protein sequence is MAQREILPFGDPILRKVCRPVTEVNCRILALLDDLKDTLYARPGRAGLAAPQIGVLRRVLVMDCGDGLIELINPQLLEAEGEEDGMEGCLSYPGYYGRVKRYQYVKISSMDRNGETVTLEGENLLARCIQHEMDHLDGKLFIDHVTDSHLVHEATHQYVSLLDVIRLSNRQ, encoded by the coding sequence ATGGCTCAACGAGAAATCCTTCCTTTTGGAGATCCGATACTACGCAAAGTATGCCGTCCTGTTACCGAGGTGAACTGCCGGATTTTGGCGCTGCTGGATGATTTGAAAGATACCCTCTATGCCCGCCCTGGCCGGGCAGGCCTGGCCGCGCCGCAAATCGGCGTGCTCCGGCGCGTGCTCGTCATGGACTGCGGCGATGGGCTGATCGAATTGATTAACCCGCAGCTCCTGGAGGCTGAGGGGGAAGAAGATGGGATGGAAGGGTGCCTATCCTATCCCGGTTATTACGGCCGCGTAAAGCGATATCAGTACGTCAAAATCAGCAGCATGGATCGCAACGGAGAGACAGTCACGCTGGAGGGAGAAAACCTCCTGGCCCGCTGCATCCAGCATGAGATGGACCATCTGGACGGAAAGCTGTTCATTGACCATGTGACTGACAGCCATCTCGTCCACGAAGCCACCCATCAATATGTCTCACTGCTCGACGTGATTCGTCTCTCGAACAGGCAATAA
- a CDS encoding transposase, with protein MSSWESIHSVEELLQLLHNEAEINSFLFHMKWPSGFVCPRCHHGEAYVIKTRRLPLYDCRACRHQTSLIAGTIMEGSRTALWKWLTAIWLVSRTDLSFNAVQLRSLIQVTYKTAWSMLHKIRTAISRADTAQPLEGAVHGIVAFYGRPFYSPILLHERESPIIVAESGIAESANSDSTNSDSANSLSVIEMNEQVTHTRRIKMKIVDRMHCSGKSLLRTGCDEFAKLHAHCDSTVSITRYYFHVRRKGFLYQTFKRAWQWMNNTFHGIGSTYLQLYLDEFCFRHNAAADGTASRSNLLRSCLSFRNARGSNTSYVIPAA; from the coding sequence ATGAGCAGCTGGGAGTCGATTCATAGCGTGGAAGAACTACTCCAATTGTTACATAACGAAGCCGAGATCAATTCTTTCTTGTTTCATATGAAGTGGCCTTCTGGGTTTGTATGCCCGCGTTGCCATCATGGGGAGGCTTATGTCATCAAGACTCGTCGGCTGCCTCTGTATGATTGCCGCGCATGCCGCCATCAGACTTCCCTTATAGCAGGAACGATAATGGAGGGAAGCCGTACGGCGCTATGGAAGTGGCTTACGGCAATCTGGCTCGTCTCTCGTACCGACCTGTCTTTCAATGCGGTTCAACTCCGGTCCCTCATTCAAGTAACTTATAAGACGGCCTGGTCAATGCTTCATAAGATTCGAACGGCCATTAGCCGTGCCGACACTGCTCAACCATTGGAGGGAGCGGTGCATGGCATCGTCGCTTTCTATGGTCGTCCCTTTTATTCGCCTATCCTTCTCCATGAGCGCGAGAGCCCGATCATTGTTGCTGAGTCCGGCATCGCGGAGTCCGCCAATTCTGATTCCACCAACTCCGATTCCGCCAATTCACTTTCTGTTATAGAAATGAACGAACAAGTCACCCATACCCGGAGGATTAAGATGAAGATCGTTGACCGGATGCATTGCTCCGGCAAATCGCTCTTGCGCACAGGCTGCGATGAATTCGCCAAGCTGCATGCCCATTGCGATTCTACCGTCTCCATTACTCGTTATTACTTCCACGTCCGGCGCAAGGGCTTCCTGTATCAGACATTTAAGCGTGCCTGGCAATGGATGAATAATACGTTTCACGGCATTGGATCTACTTACCTCCAACTGTACTTGGATGAGTTCTGTTTCCGCCATAATGCAGCAGCCGATGGAACAGCATCGCGGAGCAATTTATTGCGTTCATGCTTGTCGTTCCGTAATGCGCGTGGCTCGAACACCTCTTATGTAATTCCCGCTGCATAG
- a CDS encoding formylglycine-generating enzyme family protein: MTQINQHPDDSPRPCCSAARGTSLSAEPPAGDRLNESPRPDCSGLHASASSTGLDNTGAAVSLDESAQAARKLLATLDGGTPPRPSLNSFILLEGGTFAMGSEDAESFPADGEGPIREVTVGPFRIAPYAVTNEEFARFVAATGYVTEAERFGWSYVFHLLAPDLEEKHIIGRPQGTPWWLGVRQACWHRPEGPGTSVAERMNHPVIHVSWHDAQAYCEWAGTRLPTESEWEFAARGGLERRRYPWGDLLKPDGDHRCNIWQGKFPVKNNASDGYIATAPVDAFEPNGYGLYNVAGNVWEWCADWFTANPDERGPAVQPRGPETGAERVMKGGSYLCHKSYCNRYRVGARSKNTPDSSTGNLGFRCAADAP, translated from the coding sequence ATGACTCAGATCAACCAACATCCGGACGATTCACCGCGGCCTTGCTGCTCCGCAGCACGCGGCACCTCCCTCTCGGCAGAACCACCAGCCGGAGATCGCCTGAACGAATCACCCCGTCCCGACTGTTCCGGCCTGCATGCCTCCGCTTCTTCAACGGGCCTGGACAATACGGGGGCTGCCGTCTCGCTGGACGAGTCGGCCCAGGCCGCACGGAAGCTGCTGGCCACTTTGGACGGAGGAACTCCGCCGCGTCCGTCCCTTAATAGCTTCATCCTCCTGGAAGGCGGCACCTTCGCCATGGGCTCGGAGGATGCCGAGTCGTTCCCGGCGGACGGGGAAGGACCAATCCGGGAAGTGACGGTCGGCCCCTTCCGGATTGCTCCTTATGCCGTCACCAATGAAGAATTCGCCCGCTTCGTCGCAGCCACGGGCTATGTAACCGAAGCGGAGCGCTTCGGCTGGTCCTACGTCTTCCATCTGCTGGCTCCCGATCTGGAGGAGAAGCACATCATCGGCCGCCCGCAGGGAACCCCCTGGTGGCTTGGCGTTCGCCAGGCCTGCTGGCATCGTCCGGAAGGCCCCGGCACTAGCGTCGCCGAACGGATGAACCATCCCGTCATCCACGTGTCATGGCATGATGCCCAGGCCTACTGCGAATGGGCCGGTACGCGCCTCCCCACCGAGAGCGAGTGGGAGTTCGCCGCCCGCGGCGGACTGGAACGCCGACGCTATCCTTGGGGCGATCTGCTGAAGCCGGACGGGGATCATCGCTGCAACATATGGCAGGGCAAATTCCCCGTCAAAAACAACGCCAGCGACGGATACATCGCCACCGCTCCCGTCGACGCCTTCGAGCCGAACGGCTACGGGCTGTACAACGTCGCCGGCAACGTATGGGAATGGTGCGCGGATTGGTTCACCGCCAACCCGGACGAGCGCGGCCCGGCCGTTCAGCCTCGCGGACCAGAGACAGGAGCGGAACGCGTCATGAAGGGCGGCTCCTACCTATGCCACAAATCATACTGTAACCGCTACCGCGTCGGCGCACGGAGCAAAAACACCCCCGACAGCTCAACCGGCAACCTCGGCTTCCGCTGCGCAGCCGACGCCCCCTGA
- a CDS encoding ROK family protein, with the protein MGNVLEQRIPSKKGKELFQRIRRAPEISKNDLVSDSGLTVSTLTRVLEELTALGLIVESGFGASTGGRRPILYRVRAEYGYAFGLDISRTSSRLVLLDTAGQMKAVHVIEMNDQMTPDRLTERVAAHIHTWMDEYRLNSDTALGLGIGAVGPLNRFDGVILQPEYFPAPGWENVPIVAELERQLQLPVLLDNGANTAIRAEAWANRSMDVRHMLYVHVGIGLRSAMMSDGKLIYGAVDMEGALGQMIIQADGIPNRSANGNYGCLDSYATIYALEREANAMLRIGRRSLLEHIVPRGEPAGFPHIIEALKKHDPLVTELVTQAATYFGVGLANLLNVLHPERVVLGGPFMNSNDLYFYTATQTAIRKTYHYPQYQVVFSKGSYGEEALAVGGALMVLDQLTAPVPPSQAMHM; encoded by the coding sequence ATGGGTAACGTATTGGAGCAACGCATCCCTTCCAAAAAGGGAAAAGAACTGTTTCAACGGATTCGCCGGGCGCCGGAAATATCGAAAAATGATTTGGTCAGCGACAGCGGGCTTACCGTCAGCACGCTGACCCGTGTACTGGAGGAGCTGACGGCGCTCGGCCTTATTGTAGAGAGCGGCTTCGGCGCCTCCACGGGCGGACGGCGTCCAATCTTGTACCGTGTTCGCGCAGAATACGGCTATGCCTTTGGTCTCGACATCTCCCGGACCTCTTCCCGGCTCGTCCTGCTGGACACGGCCGGACAGATGAAGGCGGTCCACGTCATCGAGATGAACGACCAGATGACGCCGGATCGGCTAACCGAGCGTGTGGCGGCTCATATTCATACATGGATGGACGAGTACCGGCTGAATTCGGACACGGCACTCGGTCTTGGCATTGGCGCTGTCGGACCGCTCAACCGGTTTGACGGCGTCATTTTGCAACCAGAGTACTTCCCTGCGCCCGGCTGGGAGAACGTCCCTATCGTCGCCGAGCTCGAACGGCAGCTGCAGCTGCCCGTGCTGCTGGACAATGGCGCGAATACCGCCATCCGGGCCGAGGCATGGGCGAACCGCTCCATGGATGTGCGCCACATGCTGTACGTTCATGTCGGGATCGGCCTCCGCTCGGCGATGATGTCCGACGGCAAGCTCATCTATGGAGCCGTTGATATGGAAGGGGCGCTCGGCCAAATGATCATTCAGGCCGACGGCATCCCTAACCGCTCCGCGAACGGCAATTATGGCTGCCTCGACTCCTATGCCACCATTTACGCGCTGGAGCGCGAGGCGAACGCGATGCTTCGCATCGGCCGGCGCAGCCTGCTGGAACATATCGTGCCCCGCGGAGAGCCCGCCGGGTTCCCGCATATTATCGAGGCGCTGAAGAAGCACGATCCGCTCGTTACCGAACTGGTTACCCAAGCGGCAACCTACTTCGGGGTCGGCCTTGCCAACCTGCTCAATGTGCTCCATCCGGAGCGCGTCGTGCTGGGCGGACCGTTCATGAATAGTAACGATCTCTATTTCTATACCGCGACGCAGACAGCGATTCGCAAAACCTATCATTACCCGCAATATCAGGTCGTCTTCAGCAAGGGCAGCTACGGCGAAGAAGCCCTTGCCGTCGGCGGAGCGCTCATGGTGCTGGATCAGCTGACGGCGCCCGTCCCGCCTTCCCAGGCGATGCACATGTAG
- a CDS encoding chromate transporter has protein sequence MLWDLFWTFFKLGFVSFGGGYAMLPVIEHEALSHQWLTASQYTEAVALAGMAPGPIAMNSAVYVGYTAAGWPGSLMAAFGIALPSAIIMFVVAIFFHRVYDNHWVQSALDGMKPAVVALIALAAVNMTRGAGYLDGWTISSAWPVILFITALFALIWLRLHPITVIILSGIVGMVIYG, from the coding sequence ATGCTATGGGACTTATTTTGGACGTTTTTCAAGCTGGGCTTCGTCTCGTTCGGCGGCGGCTATGCCATGCTGCCGGTGATCGAGCATGAAGCGCTAAGCCACCAATGGCTGACCGCCTCGCAATATACGGAAGCCGTTGCCTTGGCTGGCATGGCTCCCGGACCTATCGCGATGAACAGCGCCGTATACGTTGGCTATACCGCGGCGGGCTGGCCGGGCAGCCTCATGGCCGCGTTCGGCATCGCACTGCCGTCGGCCATCATCATGTTCGTCGTTGCCATATTTTTCCACCGCGTGTATGATAATCATTGGGTGCAGTCCGCATTGGACGGCATGAAGCCGGCTGTCGTGGCGCTGATTGCATTGGCGGCCGTCAACATGACGCGGGGCGCAGGCTACCTGGATGGCTGGACGATCAGTTCGGCCTGGCCGGTCATTTTGTTTATCACGGCCTTGTTCGCACTGATTTGGCTTCGATTGCATCCAATCACGGTCATTATATTGTCTGGAATAGTGGGGATGGTAATCTATGGGTAA
- a CDS encoding chromate transporter, with translation MSDTPNAGKSPGYPALLLQLFITFLKIGPTTFGGGYAILPVIDREVTQKRQWLGAQEMGEITALSGAAPGGIGLNVAGLVGYRIAGLPGLIVAIAGIAMPTVFIMLALGMTAAWFRTNPYVQGALAGIKPTVIALIVYAAFRMGKDALRHVFGWTVSLLSVALLLWTPFNPIAVLAIGAAAGLVSEWFRHRRLRRHDGPYAASSLHPPSSSRQVKREQG, from the coding sequence ATGAGCGACACTCCGAACGCCGGAAAATCACCGGGATATCCCGCTCTTCTTTTGCAATTATTTATTACGTTTCTCAAAATCGGCCCGACCACCTTCGGCGGCGGGTATGCGATTCTGCCGGTCATCGACCGGGAAGTGACCCAGAAGCGCCAATGGCTCGGGGCGCAGGAAATGGGGGAAATCACCGCCTTGTCCGGGGCCGCCCCCGGGGGAATCGGCCTAAATGTTGCCGGTCTTGTCGGCTACCGGATTGCCGGCCTTCCCGGCCTCATCGTAGCCATTGCGGGCATTGCCATGCCCACCGTCTTCATTATGCTCGCGCTCGGAATGACAGCCGCTTGGTTCCGCACCAACCCTTACGTGCAAGGAGCACTTGCAGGCATTAAACCGACGGTCATCGCCCTGATCGTATACGCCGCCTTCCGCATGGGGAAAGATGCCTTGCGCCACGTCTTCGGCTGGACGGTATCCTTATTGTCCGTCGCCCTGCTGCTGTGGACCCCGTTCAATCCGATTGCCGTGCTTGCCATCGGAGCGGCTGCCGGCCTCGTATCGGAATGGTTCCGGCACCGCAGATTACGCCGGCATGACGGCCCCTATGCCGCCTCTTCTCTCCATCCGCCTTCCTCCTCCCGGCAGGTCAAGCGGGAACAAGGATAG
- a CDS encoding TVP38/TMEM64 family protein, producing MGKWATAAIYMLAMAGVWFWREELLQWIESLKSSRDAATAVQMFVLASIASLFPVIPFGVVGGIMGAAYGLWLGGLMNTAASTLGAAVMFLGVRHGWKEQGRRYLDRVALLHKLNATMEHHPVTSIFIARTIPVLPAIAINVYAALVSVPFVSFLLATAAGKLPVMLVFAFIGEQLLEDGMKIPAVLLLYAAMAGGMYAAYRYRASRRRKEQKERSGTDMQKGTVPKV from the coding sequence ATGGGGAAATGGGCCACCGCCGCCATCTATATGCTGGCTATGGCCGGAGTCTGGTTCTGGCGCGAGGAGCTGCTTCAATGGATAGAGAGCTTGAAGTCCTCCCGGGATGCGGCTACCGCTGTGCAAATGTTCGTCCTAGCGTCGATTGCTTCTCTTTTTCCCGTTATCCCATTCGGCGTCGTCGGGGGCATTATGGGAGCCGCGTACGGACTCTGGCTGGGCGGGTTGATGAACACAGCCGCTTCGACGCTGGGGGCGGCCGTCATGTTCCTTGGGGTTCGGCATGGTTGGAAGGAGCAGGGCAGGCGCTATCTGGATCGGGTCGCACTGCTGCACAAGCTGAACGCCACGATGGAACATCACCCGGTGACATCCATCTTCATCGCCCGTACGATTCCGGTACTCCCTGCTATCGCGATCAACGTATATGCGGCGCTTGTGTCTGTGCCGTTCGTCTCTTTTTTGCTCGCTACAGCGGCAGGCAAGCTGCCGGTGATGCTGGTCTTTGCTTTCATCGGGGAGCAGCTGTTGGAGGACGGCATGAAGATTCCGGCTGTCCTGCTTCTCTATGCGGCGATGGCGGGCGGAATGTATGCGGCATACCGTTATCGGGCGAGCCGGCGCCGGAAGGAGCAGAAGGAACGGTCCGGCACGGACATGCAAAAAGGGACCGTCCCCAAGGTCTGA